In the Gossypium raimondii isolate GPD5lz chromosome 9, ASM2569854v1, whole genome shotgun sequence genome, one interval contains:
- the LOC105799208 gene encoding subtilisin-like serine-protease S: MRLAQVLTLLLFIRLTLVHGASSNAKHYIVYMGEHSHPNSESVISANHEMLASVTGSLEVAKEAALHHYSKSFRGFSAMLTPEQAKRVAESDGVVSVFESRTSKIHTTRTWNFLGIDSIQQYKQLQMDSSSNVIVGVIDSGIWPESESFSDQGFGPVPDKFKGECVTGEQFALSNCNRKIIGARYYFKGFEAEYGSLESQGGTFFRSARDSDGHGTHTASTIAGSVVANVSLLGMAGGTARGGAPSARLAIYKACWFGLCSDADVLLAMDDAISDGADILSLSLGPDPPQSIYFEDAISIGSFHAFQKGILVSCSAGNSFFPGTASNVAPWILTVAASSVDRIFNSNIYLGNSRILKGFSLNPLKMETSYCLIAGSAAAAKGVPPSNASFCKNNTLDATLIKGKIVVCTIETLTDNRREKSIFIRQGGGVGMILIDPLAKDIGFQFVVPGTVIGQEEAVLLQKYMETEKNPVAKIYPTITVLNTKPAPAVAGFSSMGPNIVTPEIIKPDITGPGLNILAAWSPVAIEATAERSVNYNIVSGTSMSCPHISAVAAIIKSIKPSWSPAAIKSAIMTTATALDNTKHLIGRQPFGNETTPFDYGSGHINPTAALEPGLIYDLDSTDIINFLCSIGASPAQLKNLTGQLTYCQNPPIPSYNLNYPSIGVSNMNGSLSVYRTVTYYGKDPTVYYAYVDHPVGVKVKVTPSKLCFTKTGEKMSFKVDFIPYMNSSGSFVFGALTWSNGIHKVRSPIGLNVLSV, translated from the exons ATGAGACTTGCTCAAGTTCTAACTCTTTTATTGTTCATTAGATTAACTCTGGTTCATGGAGCCAGTAGCAACGCCAAG CATTATATTGTATACATGGGGGAACATTCTCATCCCAACTCGGAATCTGTTATCAGTGCTAATCATGAAATGCTTGCTTCAGTTACTGGAAG TTTGGAAGTAGCAAAGGAAGCTGCACTTCACCATTACAGTAAAAGCTTTAGAGGCTTCTCAGCCATGCTCACACCAGAACAAGCTAAAAGAGTTGCAG AGAGCGATGGGGTTGTTTCTGTGTTCGAAAGCAGGACAAGTAAGATCCATACAACACGTACATGGAATTTTCTAGGAATAGATTCCATTCAACAATATAAGCAGCTTCAAATGGACTCATCCTCCAATGTTATTGTTGGTGTCATTGATAGTG GAATTTGGCCTGAATCAGAGAGCTTTAGTGATCAAGGATTCGGTCCTGTGCCTGACAAGTTCAAGGGAGAATGTGTAACTGGAGAACAGTTTGCATTGTCTAACTGCAATAG GAAAATTATAGGTGCAAGGTACTATTTCAAAGGGTTTGAAGCAGAATATGGGTCTCTTGAGTCTCAAGGAGGCACTTTCTTCCGGTCAGCTCGAGACAGTGATGGTCATGGAACCCACACTGCATCAACCATTGCTGGATCGGTTGTAGCAAATGTCAGCTTACTTGGCATGGCTGGGGGCACTGCAAGAGGTGGTGCTCCCAGTGCCAGGCTTGCAATCTATAAAGCTTGTTGGTTTGGCCTTTGTAGCGATGCTGATGTTCTCTTGGCAATGGACGATGCTATTAGTGATGGTGCCGATATCCTCTCTCTTTCCCTCGGCCCTGATCCACCGCAATCTATATACTTTGAAGATGCCATCTCCATTGGATCTTTCCATGCTTTCCAAAAAGGAATTCTAGTTTCCTGCTCAGCTGGAAATTCATTTTTTCCAGGCACTGCAAGTAATGTTGCTCCTTGGATCCTCACAGTTGCTGCAAGTTCTGTGGACAGGATCTTCAACTCTAACATATATCTTGGCAATTCAAGAATTTTGAAG GGTTTCTCTTTAAACCCTCTGAAAATGGAAACCTCATATTGTTTGATAGCTGGTAGTGCAGCAGCTGCCAAAGGAGTTCCACCATCCAATGCTAG CTTTTGCAAGAACAATACTCTAGATGCTACTTTAATCAAGGGGAAGATTGTGGTGTGCACAATTGAGACATTAACTGATAACCGAAGAGAGAAAAGCATATTTATCAGACAAGGTGGCGGAGTTGGTATGATACTTATTGATCCATTGGCGAAAGACATTGGTTTCCAGTTTGTGGTCCCAGGTACTGTAATTGGTCAAGAAGAAGCAGTACTGCTACAAAAATATATGGAAACTGAAAA GAATCCAGTAGCCAAAATCTACCCAACAATAACGGTTCTAAACACTAAACCTGCACCAGCAGTTGCTGGATTTTCTTCCATGGGACCAAACATTGTAACTCCAGAGATCATTAAA CCGGATATTACAGGACCTGGACTGAACATTCTGGCAGCATGGTCTCCAGTAGCAATTGAAGCCACTGCTGAACGTTCTGTCAATTATAACATTGTCTCTGGAACTTCAATGTCTTGTCCTCATATATCTGCGGTTGCTGCAATTATAAAATCTATCAAACCTTCATGGAGTCCAGCAGCCATAAAGTCTGCAATAATGACAACAG CTACTGCCCTTGATAACACCAAACACCTGATTGGAAGACAACCTTTTGGCAATGAGACTACGCCTTTTGACTATGGATCTGGACACATAAACCCAACAGCAGCACTTGAACCTGGTCTAATTTATGACCTTGATTCAACTGATATCATCAATTTCCTTTGCAGTATAGGTGCAAGCCCTGCACAACTGAAAAACCTCACTGGCCAACTAACTTACTGCCAAAATCCTCCTATACCATCCTATAATTTAAACTATCCTTCAATTGGTGTGTCCAACATGAATGGAAGTTTATCTGTTTATCGAACAGTTACATATTACGGAAAAGACCCGACGGTTTATTATGCATATGTAGACCATCCAGTTGGTGTTAAAGTTAAGGTTACACCTTCAAAACTTTGCTTTACAAAGACTGGAGAGAAGATGAGCTTCAAGGTTGATTTCATCCCCTACATGAACAGTAGTGGAAGCTTTGTCTTTGGGGCTTTGACATGGAGCAATGGCATTCACAAAGTTAGAAGTCCTATTGGTCTCAATGTGCTCTCTGTTTAG